CGCAAATCAATTTAGGGTGTGGGTAGAAAAGATTGATATTATTTCTAGCCACTTTGAGCGtgtaaataaatacatatttatgtttattattatatgatcaaatattattttatctttgatttaaaatcattaaatcatacgATGACacatctcatatatatatttatttgtatacttaaaataaatatatataattttattatgataaaaatcTCATCACTCAGATATGGTGAGAAGACATCCATTTGACAGTTTGACTcctcaaaatttataaaattattttattatttaatctcaTGTTTACCAAGAAAAATTCTTGTACCTAccaaattagaataatataattgatgtaATTACCTTATTTCCCTATAAttggtataaaaataaatttttatattcatacaTGTATTAGAGATGtgtcaatattataattatatgtgacCCTACCTCTTTatactataaatataataacaaaattatatatatttattttaaatacataaatagatatatattttatatggatATATTTAGTATTATTCTAAATATAAAGTACTATACAAAGGTAGAGGAGACCAAATCCGATTAAGGAAGATCAAATTAAAGGGAACTCTCTCAATTTTCTTGTGTCTGGTCGATATTGTGTCGGACAATGTCATTGTTCATTTGCTGTAGACTTGAGAGACCACTTTCCGACAACTCAAAACATCACCTAGCCAAAGCCCATCAACAGATGAAACTGATGTGGCTGTTTCAACCATAAGtatcaatattataaaatatgatataaataaaaaataatataaactttaaaatatattaaaaattaatatgatattctatatatatattatatgatatgatgtgtattaatttatattaataaaattaataatataaattgatacaccTTTATGAACTAAATTGGACATAAAATTAAGGATGAATATAAATCgagagtttaattcaaatataacatgATTCAATTCGGTTTGACTGTAatcaattgtttgaatttgtagttTATTTTGGTTTAGATTTATGGTTCGAATTTTTAATTCGGATTcatggtttaaatttatgagtaattaacaaaacgatgttgttttactaaataatagtcgaaactattaattcaaactgaatttgtgCCAAACTGAACCAAACGCCTCCTAGCTCGAATTCAACGTGGTTCAAACAATAaacataatctttttatttaaattaaataaattcaaatcaaactaaatcaaatcaaattaactttCGAGATTGAGCTACCATGATTCagatgtaatttaaaatcagagTATCACATATAACTTATTTTCCTTTGTAAAataagaatgatttttttattgcaatggaggatataatatataactatatatttttatttatttatcctttaccatatgatgaaatttaattttaattttaatttatattttttttattaaattagtaaCACTTTGATATAAGTATTTTACtcgtttatttttattttaaaaacattaataacgTTAAAttgaagtgaaaaataaaatataaaatataaaaaaattaatttaaaattaatttttttattaatttatttaaaaaaggtatcatacaatataatacaatatatgatatataatataaaaaaaattaaatttttaatacgcAAATTAACTATCCTAAGTTTAGCTTAGGATATTCCTCAATCCACAACATGTAATAGCATTCAGCTTTAACTTGCATGAGAAAGCATCTATCATATACTATCTAACTGTAATTCTATTTGgttaaatattacaataagattatatatacaaataatatatataattttatatttaaataataatatattatcgcataattaaatattattttatctttaatttaaaattagttaaccacataataatatataattattagtatatataacactatttttaatatttatctctCATAACTTTTGGATTTATCAAGATAGACaaacttttgttattattaaatgagTAATACCATAtgtattatacataatttaaatatatagataataatattattatataataagatattattttaattttttttaaaatcatccaattataaGGTGGGTATTATTTACGTACTCggaatatatatagatatattttttatgcaaaagCGACGTCGTATAATTTGAAACAAGCCACTATAAAAGGCGAACAACTCGACATAACTGGTCAGGATGGGCAGAAAATGATTGgcctaaaaattgaaaatagagCCACAAAAATACCGGTAGCCGAAGGGGCAACACTGAACCAAATAACTAGCGAAACGTTGGACGCAAGGCGTCTCGCCAACTTTTACAAGGAGGTATAATTTTCCACTGAAACTGataatttttgtcaaaatttacgtaggccaaatgactatttcccacctaaggtttgatgttttctcaaatttccaccatttaactatgaaaacatcaaacactcacccataaccggttagatttaacggtgataagggtaaaatcgttatttttgctataatattaaaaataaactaaaataaaatctaattttacccccctaaactttaaaaactaaaattttcccctagcctaagttttaaaaaatgacagtttcaccctagggtttggttttgaaatctccggtgaccgttccggctccattgtcaacggtctctccctcccgtagcagcctctcctttcgacgaatgtttttctcccatttggaggctcgatcggcttcGGAGACATCTTAGGAGACGAAAACgacgacttcgtcttcgtctggggagacgaagaacttcgtcttctccgacgaagttcttcgtctcctaaGACGTCTCCTACGCCGATCaaacctccaaatgggaggaaagcattcgtcggaaggagaggctgctacgggagggagaggtcatcgacaACGacgccggagaggtcgtcgaagatttcaaaaccaaatcctagggtgaaattgcgattttttaaaagttatactggggggaaattttaggttttaaagtttaggggggcaaaaagagataaaattttcagacgttagagttttgttaaatctaaccggccataggtgggtatttgatgttttcatagttaaaggggggggacatttgagaaaatatcaaaccttgggtgggaaatagtcgtttggccatttacATATTTAGGGTgaaaatgaacttttttttttttcggttgtGTTTTGTAGATCTTTGGGTTTGAGGAAATTGAAGCCCCAAATTTCGCCGTCGAGGTGATATGGCTGAATTTGCGTGGAGCTTTTGCTCTTCATCTTATTGAGAAAAGCTCCGTCACCAAGCTTCCAGAAGGTCCCTACAGCGCCACGTCACCCGTCCTTGACGCTAGCCATCTCCCCAGAAGTTTTCATATTTGCTTCACTCGCGACAAATATGAGTCATTTGTGCAAACTCTTCAGGTATTCCTTTgctttttcttgtaattttcgATTACCTTTTgggggcgtttgatttgggtaatatttgattactaaaatagaaagattactttgaagatagattacttagaagattactgggtataaatgattactatgtttgataaaattgataggtataaataattattgtgtttggttaaaggtaataaaagattactagtaaattattttatttaaatgcccttgaatataattatttttaaatatttttatattatttgtcatattaattaaaaataaatttatttttatctcaaaaaattaataaataataatttttttataataaactcaagattaccccagtaatctttaaatacctaaggtgaagatggtaatcagattaccacctatattacctgccacgtcagtattggtaatagaagattactgtaatcttttattactgacaaaccaaacaagagaataaaagatagattaccaaggtaatctatctttcCGCCAAACAAACGCACCCTTTGtgttttttaatcattttttgcgAGGCTGCTGTTTCTGTCCACAACGAGATAATGAAGTGGgaaacaaatgaaattttaagcCCGTTGGGCTCTAAACCATGTCCAACCTATGAATCGTGTCTTCATGATTACAGTcggtttaattgaaaaaaaggaatttgaagTCCTAGTTGATATGGTATAACCAACGAGAAATGTACACACACTCTTATGTGTATACATAgctttattgattattttaaccTTAAGTTGTGTatgtagttttattgaattcaaaattgtctaatcacataatgacatatattaaatatgtaccataattttattggtaacGAAAAATCAAGGTGGCTCATATGGAGAGAATATTCCTTCTGGTTCAGTGCCCTGGTAGATACCCAACCAATATTCAtctaaaacaacaaaagaacACAATCAAATGAAGAGAGCAgaagttattttaattgattttgggTATTTACAGTAGATAATCAGGTAATTTGAGGAGTTGTAGTCTCCTACTTCCGGCCATTGGAAGTGTTGAAAGCCTCCATTTTAGAAGCTGTCCTCAGTCAAATCCGACTACAAACCTGAATTTCTTCTCCCTGGTACCCATTTATATATACTTACCCTCCTCTCTAGATTAAGACATCTGTCCCAACCCAAACAATCCCTAGGTTCTAACATACCCAtactttacattttttattaccGCTTTATTGGAATATTGTTTGGACAGGGAAATTAGCATCCAATATCGACAATGGAACTGccaaattaagaaatataaactATCGTAATGTGCTTCATTGGGCTGAAGTTTCCAATCCATGAGCTACTATGCTGAAAGATTTTACTAAAATGAGAGGAGGATAGTCCATAATGAGCAGTTAAGGCTAGAACCGTATTGGGGCTAGAACTTCAAAAtccttaaatttgataaaatctaCTGTAAACAAGAACTGGAATATCTGTTgctttaataatgataataatagcAGGTGAAGATGAAAGGAATTTTGTTGTGCAGGATAAGGGAATACAGACTTTCCAAAGGTCCATACTTAATGGGAAGGTCAAACAAATCTTCTTCTTTGATCCAGATGGTAAGTTCCTGTTTTCTTACAATTACAATATTTTGTTAAcctttattgaaaatatttataatatgtaaagATTATTATTGAATGATGCTGTTTCTCTTCTTTGTCCTTAATTTATTTCCATAACATCTTTTCTTTCTGAGTCTATCTGCATTTAAAATGCTTGATTATGTACCCTTAAGATAGCCTCAGGTGTTTGATTATTTCCATAACATCAAATTTCACTTTTATATTTTCCTGTCCTGTGCAGGTAATGGATTGGAAGTCGCCAGTAAGAGCAATGAATAGGCCGATTCCATCTGTGGTTGTCATGTAAAATATTTAGTCAAAGTAGACTGAAGGAAAATGTCTGAACATGTGCTGTATTTCGAGACTCTAATAATCATGCACGTGAGGAGTGATCGGGAAGTATGTATGTGTGTTATTGTTTCTTAATCTTCTCTACTCTACCTTGTTAAAAGCGctgcctctctctctctccagaATTATCTTCTCCCCACAAGAATTGCACTGCCTCTCCTTTTCACAAGAATCCAGATTCTTCCTTGCAACTTGCTGCAGCTTCCAAGGAGAACGAAGATCCAGCTCATGCAACCGCCCTTCAAGaactttgaataaatttaagttgGTTTTGTTAACCGACAACAACAAGTATAAATAGGCCTGAAGTTTAGCCATTTGGGTGTGAAAAATAGAAGCAGCCAGTCTTAGTAAGTGTAGAATAAAGAAGTGTGTGCTGCTAGTGAgtataagcaaaattaaaatctgTGTGAGTCTAAGTGTGTCAAAAATAGTGTGGGTTGTGTGTGAGTGTAGTAAGTGTCTTGTGAGTGAGTTTTGTGAGTTCTTTCTAAGTAAGTGGTGTAAGTTTTTGTGCAAGTGTGGGTTTGTATCAGCTGAAGTTTTTACTGCAGGTGACGAGTGGCCTCCCTCTTGTACCATTTGTTAGCTGAGTAAATTTGATGTGCATTGAAACCGGAAGCTCAATTGACTTTTTTTCGGATTGATTTAGTTCGGTAGTAAAATATTCAAcattatagattttttaattcaagtatCTTGTAAGCTTATGTAGCCCAGGTTCAATCCTGAAAATACCGTTATGGCCGTTTTGTAATCAGGCCCATTCGTGTCTTAAGCTTTAATAGTGTCAGCCCAGCACAGCCCAACTAAAGTTGTAGCTttatctcctttcctgttccCGATAATATCCCAACCCGCATTCACAAGCCCAGAAGGACAGAGAGTGGTAGTTTCCCTGCAATTTCTGGTGGCATACGTTACCCCCAAAACCTTCGTCAGATCACAACTGACACGTGTCAATCACACAGTATCTTCCTACCTCCTTACACCTCCCTGCACACATAGCAACACAGAAAAAAATTGATCCATCGTTTTTAAAGCCATCGAAGGAAGCCGAGAAAGCTCAGATAAATTAGAGACTGCTATTGACGTGTATATAGAATTTATAATCAGCAATCAAccataagaaaatataatatttcttaatgCTCCTCCTATAATTAGTATGAATCAAATTAAGATTCAAATATCTAAAATTAGGAAGTACTAACATTAGAATTTAAATGATAGGATTCagattttattctaattatatcGGGTAGGTTTATGGTATTGTGCACGGCTACCTTTGACTGATCGTGGGAGGTAAATGGGGCCTCGAATAATTGGAAAATGGGAGGCTCGACTCTCAAACTATCTGGTTCtcattgatggaataatttttatttattatgtttttatgttttatttttaataaaattatatgtatgtattttttatatataatttagatatgcaaataatgtgttattatacgattagatgattttgaattaaaaataaaataatactcaatcatatgattacacatctttgtgtatttaaattatgtatcaaaagtatatatacatagtattgctttttatttttctgctttCTGTTGAATAAATGGTGGATATCCAACTAAATCCGACCGGGGGGTGGAGGAAGAGTCCCTTGAGTTGATGCTGGAAAAGTGGccaaaaaaagacaaaaagaaaggaTAAGAAAGAAAGCAATGAGGATGGATGAAAGATGAATATGTAGACGAGATCGACGATGTCAGATTCATGGCAAAAGTGAGTGGTAGAAACCAGTTGATTGTGAAAGAGCAGAAGAAAATCCTCCCAgatatgaaagaaaaacaagagaagataaaaaaaaaggaagagagaagaaaaaaaggacaACTTggtaaaaaatggaaaaaaaagttttgtAAAACAGTTAGTCTAAAAAAAGGGGAATAGTTGGCATGGGAGgaggagtgaaaaaaaaaaaagaaagtagaaAACAGGGGAATGAGTTGGAAACGTCTTGTAAAAAGAGAAGGTGAACAAATAAATTAGTGTTTAGACAATTGGAGAGGGTGGAAAAAAGGTTAAAGCAATGGTTGGAAAAGTGGCAGAGACAGCtgggaaaacataaaaaagaaaagtggaaaagttgaaaaaaataataataataaaggaaagaattataaaaaagtaaGAAAGTTGGAAGACGTGTGGAAAAATTGGAAAGAAAAGTAGGgtaatgtttgaaaaaaaaaaagagatgtaTTAAAAAGAagtgatgaaaaatattaaaaagaaaaccaacTTAAGGACTAGTGGTTTTTTAAGGAGAGGGAAATGATAAAAGTTGAGTACTTGTTCTCGCTCTATAGGttatgatttattataaaaacgGTGGTTAAAGAGGTTTCTGATGAAAATTGAGAGatcttgaatttcttgaattgttcaatttatttttgtacctcttttattaataacagaatttttattttattatatttttgtattttttgttgaataaagGGTGGAAATcctaatcaaatttgattatataatactatatatacttatttttaagtaatatatcattatattattgaatgttactttatttttaatttaaaatcaccaaatcatTGGATGATACACATcaaatatgtatagttttattgaatttgatttagtttaaactcTGAAATTGTATCAAAAGCTAAATCAAGTATCATGATTTGCTTACATAGTAAATCCCTTGTTTGTTTAGATACAACAAGGTTTAAAGGATGAGAAGAGAGATTTCAATCTGTCACATGTTCGAATATTCTTTGGGCAACAAATTGATGGAGGTAATGACAAAAAATGTattcgagtcaaattcaaaactTGGAGTTTTTTCATCCCTTGACAAAGCGAGATTTGGGATTTGTAGAGATCGGCATGTGCATCTTAGGTTGCTAATATTTGAGTTACTGTTTGGTTATAAACCCAAAAACATAACAATTATggattatatattcaaattggaTAACATTTTGATAGTGAGCCGATTTGAGAAAGACTAGGCCAATTTATTTGGATGTTTCAAAGTtgtttaaatgttattttaaatcaattaagttgttgaaaaaaacaagttatttAGGAAAAATTTGTCAAAGTTCTTCAACTTTCACTCtctatttacaaaattttgaccTTTTTAATCCTTGAAAGACAATTTATTGAATTGACATGTTCCCacacattattatttagaattttatgACTTTTCTCCCTTATATGTCCTTACAATTTCAGTTATACCATTGTGGTATAAGAAACTATCTAGGATTTTAAGTTGTAAAACATTTGGATAAAAccatgtaaatataaaataatatgtcatcatataattgaaggattttaaattaaaagaaatttgattACTATCTATAATCAATTGGTGGTAGGGTtagatttaaactaaattgaatttgaacataGTGCAGTTTGAATTCGACTAAGAAATGATTGGGCGAGCTCAAGCTCACCAAGCTTTGTGAAAATGGTGATCGAGATCGAGTTTGTTGGAAGAACAAAAAATCATGTTTGGCTTGAAATTACTTGAAACAGGAAGTACGACCATGTTCGGTTTTGATGCAAAAATTATCCAATCGAAATTAGCTGCAAGAAATTAACATGTTTGGTTCGATTAAGCAAGCTCGGAACAGAGAATCAAAAGAAAATGGGATTCTAGCCAGCCATTGGACATTGTATCATCTGAACAAAAGCCTATTGTATCATCCCACCATTTAGATATAAAGCGCGAGAGAAAATGTGATGGTGGAGAGCCTGGAGACTTCAGTCAACTAGAAGAAACGTGAAAGAGTTTTTTTCCTTTAGAATGCCAAGCAAAAGGTTCACGTCTCCCGATGAAActcttcaatttttcaatttagattTCTATCGACTGGCATttcagaaaagagaaaagagaccGTCGAAGCATGGTGATTCCTTTGAAAAGTTTCATCATCAGTGATGACACCgaagattgaaaattaaacccaaagaagaaatattattttataaaacttgaTCTAGggagaaatgattagtttttagagagttaggagagaaaaaaaagataaaattttaaagaattagaattttgttaattttaactatttataggtggataaataaaattttcaaaattaacaaataaaaactcGAGAAAACATCCTACCTTGACTAGGAAATAATCCTTCGGCCAAAAAAAAATCCTGAGTTTTATCTTGGCCCAGCGACGACACCTACCAGGGCACTGTACTGTTTTGTCTCAGCAGTATTAACCTAAACACCAAAATcaaatgtattattaattaattaataaatcctGCATGGCGTAGACGGTGGATGCCAGCTGTGACAAAAGTTGGGTAAGTTTGTCTTTGTCTGGGTAATTGAATGGAAATACCATTGTTTTTTATGTGGTAAATCCTGCATGAGAAAGACTTACCAGCCGACGACACTTAATCATTAATGTTTTCTTCCCTCCAAACAAGTAAAGCAAACACTCTGTAGTCTGTGGTGCTTCAAAACTCACCTCTACTACTTCTCAGAGAAACACACTGATCAAGCCATGAAGCTCTACTTGTACTTGTTCTAAACCTTCCcttttgatttctttcttttaattgtctGTTGTTTCAAATtacttttctataatttttcttaCCCATGTTTTAACTATCAGTtctcttatcttttttattagatCTGTTTTATACTGACTCAGTATCAATAAATTTCTtacgatttaaaaaaaaaaagaaattagcaGTATCCTCAacttctctttttattattgcAGGTAGTTATCTGTTTGCTTCAAGCTAGACTATGTTCATTGAGGGTTGCTCTtaaaaactttgatttttataGTTGTTTGTTCTGTGTGTGTGCGCGCCCTTTCTTTTTTGTCTCCTGAGAACGCTTAGAAGTTTCGttctttatcttttctgtttctttttgtttccCTGTTTTCATTATTGAGTTTTCGATTAGCCTTGCTTTTATGTTCAGTATTCTCAGTGTAAAACTAGATTTTGTTCATTAAGCTTTTCTCTTAAATATTTTctgaaatattttgttatataatgttgtccacttctttttctttcctttccccTGCCCCCTAGGCTTGTAGCTTTacttgagaaggaaaaaaaaaaaaaaagagagagagagagagagtgtgtgcCTGTGTGTGTGTTCAAGTGTTTATATGCAATGGCTGAAGAAATAGCTATCAGTACTGCTGCGGGACTTGCATCAACAGCTGCAGAGTCAGCATATGATTTGCTTAAACAGCCGATATCTTATGTGTTCAAGCACCAGAGCTATATCAACAAACTCAAAAAACAAGTTGAGGATCtcagaaataaaagagaaacagtAGAAAAACCTGTAGAGTCGGCTGAAAGACAGGGGGAAGAGATTTATAAAGCTGTTAAGAAATGGCTGAGTGATGTAGATGAGTTCACTGAAAGGGTAGAAAGGACCATCATTGAGGACGAGGATAAAGCAAACAAGGGCGGCTGTTTCAAAATGGGATCATGTCCTAATTTGATTCAACGTTACAAGCTTGGAAAGGAAGCAATGAAAGCCACAATGGATGGTGCCAATTTGCTGGGGAAAGGCAATTTTAGTAGTGTTTCCTACCGTCCTGCTCTGCAGAAGACAGAATCCATGTATGTTAGAGACTATGAGACGTTTGATTCTAGAAAGCAAGCTTTTCAGGAAATTATGGAGGCATTGCAGGATGTTAATATTAACATGATTGGGGTATATGGGATGGGAGGTGTGGGCAAAACCACACTGGTCAAAAAAGTAGCATGGGAAGCAAAGAAAAACAAGTTATTTGATGAGGTGGTCATCGCTGAGGCAACACAAACTCCAGACTacaaaagaattcaagaaaaagtTGCTTCTGAGTTAGGACTGGAAATTAGGCAGGAGGGTGAATATCAGAGAAGTGGTCTCCTACGTGAGAGGATAAAGAAGGagaaaaatttactaataattttagataatatttggacaAAACTTGACTTGGATGAAATTGGAATTCCTTTCGGTGGTGTTGggagagaaaaagatgagaagATCAGGCCATGCATAAAACTTGACTTGGATGCAGTTGGAATTTCATTCGGTTGtgttgagagagaaaaagatgagaagACCAGGCCATGCACTATATTGTTAACTTCTAGAAATCGGGATTTATTAAGCAAAGATATGAAGACTCAGAAAGACATATTCATTGGTCCTCTATCTTACGGAGACGCATGGAATTTGTTTCGCAAGATTGTGGGTGATGCTGCTGAAAGCTCTGATTTTCGTCCTGTAGGAGATAAGATTGTTAAGAAATGTGGCGGTTTGCCAATAGCAATTTCACTAATTGCAAATGCATTGAAAAATGAGAGTCTTCACTCCTGGGAAGATGCCTTGGCTCAACTACAAAGGTCTAATCCAACACATATTCTAGGTATGGATGAAACTTTGTATTCTACCATGGAGGTGAGTTacaaatttctgaaaaatgaGGAAGCTAaatcattatttcttctttgtgCTCTCTACAATGCTGGTAATAGTGTGTTTATTGATGACCTATTAAAATACAGTATGGGTTGGAATTTGTTTGGAGATGTTTATACATTGGAAGAAGGAAGGAATAGGTTGCACAGGTTGATAGATCATCTCAAAGCTTCTTGTTTATTGGAGGATGGTACCTATGACAATTCAGTTAAAATGCATGACATTATTCATGTTGTTGCTGTATCAATAGCAGCAACGGAGAAGTTGatgtttaatattcaaaatgtcACTGGCTTGAAAGATGTTTTGGGGGGGAGAATATCAAAAGATTCAACTGCTATATCTTTGCCCTATAAAAATATCAACGATGATCTTCCTGAACGGTTAGAATATCCAAAACTGGAGTTGTTCTTCCTATTTTGTAAAAATCGCTCTCCACAAATTGCAGATGCTTTTTTCGACAAGATGAAAGAACTCAGAGTTTTAAGTGCCTACGGAGTGCAATTCTTGCCATTACCTTCATCCATTTCTTTCCTAAAAAACCTTCAAACATTGTCTCTGAAATCCTGCACATTTGGGAATATAAGAATACTTGGAGAACTAAGTAAATTAGCATTTCTTAGCTTGGTTGGGTCTAATATCGAAGAGTTGCCTGTAGAAATTGGACAATTGACTCAGTTGAAGTTGTTAGATTTGAGCAATTGTTTAAACCTTAAATACATTGCCACAAATGTCATATCCTCCTTGTCTCAATTAGAAGAATTATATATGGGCAATAGCTTTGTTCAATGGGAAGTTGAAGGAGTCGATAATCAAGGACGAAGAAATGCTAGTCTTGAAGAGTTGAAGCAGTTGTCTAACCTAACAACTTTACATCTTCATATTCAAGATGCTCGAGTTATGCCACAAGACCTATTCTTCAAGAAACTGAAAagctataaaatatttataggaGATAAATGGAAGTGGCCTATTAAATTTGATCTTTCAACTTCAAGAATGTTGAAACTCAAGATCGATGTTAGTATTCATTTGCAACATGGGGTTAAAAGTTTGTTGAAGATGACCAAAGTTCTCTCTCTAGAAGGAATGAGTGGTGTTAGAAATGTTATTTATGAACTCAGTGTGGATGGTTTTCCACATTTAAAGCATCTGCATGTAAAAAATGATCTTGAgcttttatatatcattaactCAGTTGTTTGGAAACTAGTCTTTCCCAACTTGGAGTCCTTGATTCTTGGTAATCTGATTAAACTGGAGAATGTATGTCATGGTCAACTCAATGTAGGGTCTTTCAGAAAATTAAGGatcataaaaatagtaaaatgtGATAGATTGGAGTATCTCTTTGCATTCTTCATAGCAAAAAGCCTTATGCAGCTACAAGAAATTGAAGTGACTGATTGTAAGAACCTAAAAGAGATTTTTGGTGAAGAAAATAATGACCATGGTgatgaaattgaaacaaataatcAGACTGAGCTCAATCATTTGTGTTCTTTGAAACTACAACGTCTACTCAAATTCATAACGATCAGCTCTGACATGAGGgtatgttttgtat
Above is a genomic segment from Mangifera indica cultivar Alphonso chromosome 3, CATAS_Mindica_2.1, whole genome shotgun sequence containing:
- the LOC123211634 gene encoding uncharacterized protein LOC123211634, with translation MIGLKIENRATKIPVAEGATLNQITSETLDARRLANFYKEIFGFEEIEAPNFAVEVIWLNLRGAFALHLIEKSSVTKLPEGPYSATSPVLDASHLPRSFHICFTRDKYESFVQTLQDKGIQTFQRSILNGKVKQIFFFDPDGNGLEVASKSNE
- the LOC123210162 gene encoding probable disease resistance protein At4g27220, whose product is MAEEIAISTAAGLASTAAESAYDLLKQPISYVFKHQSYINKLKKQVEDLRNKRETVEKPVESAERQGEEIYKAVKKWLSDVDEFTERVERTIIEDEDKANKGGCFKMGSCPNLIQRYKLGKEAMKATMDGANLLGKGNFSSVSYRPALQKTESMYVRDYETFDSRKQAFQEIMEALQDVNINMIGVYGMGGVGKTTLVKKVAWEAKKNKLFDEVVIAEATQTPDYKRIQEKVASELGLEIRQEGEYQRSGLLRERIKKEKNLLIILDNIWTKLDLDEIGIPFGGVGREKDEKIRPCIKLDLDAVGISFGCVEREKDEKTRPCTILLTSRNRDLLSKDMKTQKDIFIGPLSYGDAWNLFRKIVGDAAESSDFRPVGDKIVKKCGGLPIAISLIANALKNESLHSWEDALAQLQRSNPTHILGMDETLYSTMEVSYKFLKNEEAKSLFLLCALYNAGNSVFIDDLLKYSMGWNLFGDVYTLEEGRNRLHRLIDHLKASCLLEDGTYDNSVKMHDIIHVVAVSIAATEKLMFNIQNVTGLKDVLGGRISKDSTAISLPYKNINDDLPERLEYPKLELFFLFCKNRSPQIADAFFDKMKELRVLSAYGVQFLPLPSSISFLKNLQTLSLKSCTFGNIRILGELSKLAFLSLVGSNIEELPVEIGQLTQLKLLDLSNCLNLKYIATNVISSLSQLEELYMGNSFVQWEVEGVDNQGRRNASLEELKQLSNLTTLHLHIQDARVMPQDLFFKKLKSYKIFIGDKWKWPIKFDLSTSRMLKLKIDVSIHLQHGVKSLLKMTKVLSLEGMSGVRNVIYELSVDGFPHLKHLHVKNDLELLYIINSVVWKLVFPNLESLILGNLIKLENVCHGQLNVGSFRKLRIIKIVKCDRLEYLFAFFIAKSLMQLQEIEVTDCKNLKEIFGEENNDHGDEIETNNQTELNHLCSLKLQRLLKFITISSDMRVAFPSLEKMVLLHLYNLQLIWQKQKVHVDSFCKLKVVRVEFCLKLLSIIPSNTQGHLTFHNLESLKASGCLSMKSLFPVSTATGLVQLKELLIYFCGLEKIVSEEEVNGAPIFLFPQLTDICLFNLQELKCFYPRLHAVEWPMLKFLAVHGCKNINLYASEFPSFQAIDGERQPALFLLEKIGFRNMEYVKLSEFPTLKEKIWNEGLPVGLFCNLKWLVLDEDFGESTAFPIHVFDDLRNLETLEVRNSHSLKHLFDIKGKLLKSSKEEILGFNNLKTLKVHNCSSLRYMFTPIILGLDQLQEIEVKNCALIEEIITKDEGKEGAIDKIFIPHLNSIVLELLPDLTNFYSGTNYLECPSLKSITIANCPKMETFVFFDLKTDHFDRTAPLFSEKVAFPSLEKMVLLHLDSLQLIWHNQTLHLESFCKLKVVRVESCEKLLAIVPSNTQGHLTFHNLEILEVKNCSSMKSLFPASTATCLMQLKELLIYSCGLEKIVSEEEVNGAPIFLFPQLTCIHLLNLQELKCFYPRLHAVEWPMLKFLAVHGCKNINLYASEFPSFQAIDGERQPALFC